The following are from one region of the Stigmatella ashevillena genome:
- a CDS encoding polysaccharide deacetylase family protein, with protein sequence MFEAFHRLKTSRREVMARGTALATAGLISPILGSAQPEQAPLAPKPPVRGTASPGDRPAFWPGNARLVISVSMQFEAGAQGEHADGPFPRLEPKYPDSITPTWYAYGMREGVPRLLDLWDRFGVKVTSHMVGRAVDLEPKLAREIVERGHEAAAHGQTWTPQYSMTPEEERASYLANIASIERATGTRPLGFNAFWMRQTPHTLKLLQELGFSYHIDDLSRDEPSIRILNGKPFAVVPYTLRNNDIARFDNPAMTAAAFAQELKDEFDVLYAEAQHRRRMMSVSVHDRIGGTPARVKALGEFIAYAQKQPGVVFLRKDAISRWALAQADTPREAGAR encoded by the coding sequence ATGTTCGAAGCATTCCATCGGCTGAAGACGTCGCGCCGCGAAGTCATGGCACGAGGCACAGCGCTCGCGACCGCGGGCCTGATCAGCCCCATTTTGGGTTCCGCGCAACCTGAACAGGCGCCGTTGGCCCCCAAGCCTCCGGTCCGTGGCACTGCTTCCCCAGGAGACCGTCCCGCGTTCTGGCCAGGGAACGCCCGGCTGGTGATCTCGGTGTCGATGCAGTTCGAGGCGGGGGCCCAGGGTGAGCATGCGGACGGCCCGTTTCCGCGGCTCGAACCGAAGTACCCGGACAGCATCACCCCGACCTGGTACGCCTACGGCATGAGGGAAGGCGTCCCCCGGCTTCTCGACCTGTGGGATCGCTTCGGGGTGAAGGTGACGTCTCACATGGTGGGACGCGCGGTTGACCTCGAACCCAAGCTCGCCCGCGAAATCGTTGAGCGGGGTCACGAGGCCGCCGCGCATGGCCAGACCTGGACGCCTCAGTATTCGATGACCCCCGAGGAGGAGCGGGCTTCGTACTTGGCGAACATCGCGTCCATCGAGCGCGCCACCGGCACCCGGCCCCTCGGCTTCAATGCCTTCTGGATGCGTCAGACGCCTCACACCCTGAAGCTCTTGCAGGAACTCGGTTTCAGCTACCACATCGATGACTTGAGCCGGGATGAGCCCTCGATTCGCATCCTCAACGGCAAGCCGTTCGCGGTCGTCCCCTATACGTTGCGCAACAACGACATCGCCCGGTTCGACAACCCCGCGATGACGGCCGCCGCCTTCGCTCAGGAGCTCAAGGACGAGTTCGACGTGCTCTACGCCGAGGCGCAGCACCGCAGGCGCATGATGTCGGTGTCGGTCCATGACCGGATCGGTGGAACACCCGCCCGGGTCAAGGCGCTTGGTGAGTTCATCGCGTATGCGCAGAAGCAGCCCGGCGTCGTCTTCCTGCGCAAGGATGCGATCTCGCGCTGGGCGCTCGCTCAGGCCGATACGCCCCGGGAAGCAGGAGCCCGCTAA
- the alaS gene encoding alanine--tRNA ligase — protein sequence MPSALTASQIREAFLKFFEERGHRRLASSPLVPQNDPTLLFTNAGMVQFKDVFTGREKRDYSRATTSQKCVRAGGKHNDLDNVGYTARHHTFFEMLGNFSFGDYFKAEAIAYAWEFVTRTLGLPTDRLAVTVFNGEQGIPWDEEAFELWAQQGVARDRILKLGYKDNFWAMGDTGPCGPCSEIHFHQGDDIPCSEAAAGRPCQGVACDCDRWLEIWNLVFMQFERKEKDAPLIPLPKPSIDTGAGLERIASVVQGKRSNYDTDLFQGILGRVSELVGKPYTQEGGASLRVIADHSRAAAFLISDGVQPSNEGRGYVLRRIMRRAIRHGSQLSLDEVFFFKVVDRVIELMSDAYPELREGRTFVLEVCRHEEETFRRTLDRGMKLIDEGIAKLKQAGAQKLSGAEVFYLHGTYGFPWDLTQIILRERGFDADLDGFWKEMEKEADKNKFGGSGEKAVSTLYQTLAERLGPSEFLGYDGEGHEGEGSVRAILKDGHEVGQATAGETVELVLDRTPFYGESGGQQGDTGQITGHGGKAVAEVQDVQRPVPGLIVHQVQVKEGTFQTGEMVQAGVDNQRRKSIRANHSATHLLHKALKMVLGDHVKQAGSVVAPDFLRFDFSHFSVPTPEQLEQVEDLVNTWVRENTEAQTRLMKLDEAKKSGAVAMFGEKYGETVRVVTVHPQSTELCGGTHVRRSGDIGLFKILSEGGIASGVRRITAVTGVGALQYLRETERELRKAADLLKTSPKELSKRVEATQKRVKELERKVEEVAVKAQTASNKDVLEQAREVNGMKVLAIRVDPADDKIYRGLADQLRDRIRSGVVAIGGEKDGKALILVAVTKDVVEKGISAGNLVREMAKEVGGKGGGKADMAQAGGPDPSKLPAALDKLYELTKGTGAA from the coding sequence ATGCCTTCCGCCCTGACTGCGTCCCAAATCCGCGAGGCGTTCCTCAAGTTCTTCGAGGAGCGCGGCCACCGCCGTCTTGCCTCCTCCCCACTGGTTCCCCAGAACGATCCGACCCTGCTCTTCACCAACGCGGGCATGGTGCAGTTCAAGGACGTCTTCACCGGCCGCGAAAAGCGTGACTACTCCCGCGCCACCACCTCCCAGAAATGCGTGCGCGCGGGCGGCAAGCACAACGATCTCGACAACGTGGGCTACACCGCCCGCCACCATACGTTCTTCGAGATGCTCGGCAACTTCTCCTTCGGCGACTACTTCAAGGCCGAGGCCATTGCCTATGCCTGGGAGTTCGTCACCCGGACGCTGGGGCTGCCCACGGACCGGCTGGCGGTCACCGTCTTCAACGGCGAGCAGGGCATCCCCTGGGACGAGGAGGCCTTCGAGCTGTGGGCCCAGCAGGGGGTCGCGCGCGACCGCATCCTGAAGCTGGGCTACAAGGACAACTTCTGGGCCATGGGGGACACCGGCCCGTGTGGCCCGTGTTCGGAGATTCACTTCCACCAGGGCGATGACATCCCCTGTTCCGAGGCGGCCGCGGGTCGGCCGTGCCAAGGCGTGGCGTGTGATTGCGACCGCTGGCTGGAGATCTGGAACCTGGTGTTCATGCAGTTCGAGCGCAAGGAGAAGGACGCGCCGCTCATCCCCCTGCCCAAGCCGTCCATCGACACCGGGGCGGGCCTGGAGCGCATCGCCTCCGTCGTCCAGGGCAAGCGCTCCAACTACGACACGGACCTGTTCCAGGGAATCCTGGGGCGCGTGAGCGAGCTGGTGGGCAAGCCCTACACGCAGGAGGGGGGCGCCTCCCTGCGCGTCATCGCCGACCACAGCCGCGCGGCCGCGTTCCTCATCTCCGACGGCGTGCAGCCCTCCAACGAGGGCCGCGGCTATGTGCTGCGCCGGATCATGCGCCGGGCCATCCGCCACGGCTCGCAGCTGAGCCTGGACGAGGTGTTCTTCTTCAAGGTGGTGGATCGCGTCATCGAGCTGATGAGCGATGCCTATCCCGAGCTGCGCGAGGGCCGCACCTTCGTCCTCGAGGTCTGCCGCCACGAGGAGGAGACGTTCCGGCGGACGCTCGATCGGGGCATGAAGCTCATCGATGAGGGCATCGCCAAGCTCAAGCAGGCTGGAGCGCAGAAGCTGTCGGGCGCCGAGGTCTTCTACCTGCACGGCACCTACGGCTTCCCGTGGGACCTGACGCAGATCATCCTGCGTGAGCGCGGCTTCGACGCGGACCTGGACGGCTTCTGGAAGGAGATGGAGAAGGAAGCCGACAAGAACAAGTTCGGCGGCTCGGGCGAGAAGGCGGTCAGCACCCTCTACCAGACGCTGGCGGAGCGCCTGGGGCCCTCCGAGTTCCTCGGCTACGACGGAGAGGGGCACGAGGGCGAGGGCTCCGTGCGCGCCATCCTCAAGGATGGGCACGAGGTCGGCCAGGCCACCGCGGGCGAGACGGTGGAGCTCGTGCTGGACCGCACCCCCTTCTACGGTGAGTCCGGCGGCCAGCAGGGCGACACCGGGCAGATCACCGGCCATGGCGGCAAGGCCGTGGCAGAGGTGCAGGACGTGCAGCGCCCCGTCCCGGGCCTCATCGTCCACCAGGTGCAGGTGAAGGAGGGCACCTTCCAGACCGGCGAGATGGTGCAAGCGGGCGTGGACAACCAGCGGCGCAAGTCCATCCGCGCCAACCACTCGGCCACGCACCTGCTGCACAAGGCGCTCAAGATGGTGCTGGGCGACCACGTGAAGCAGGCCGGCTCCGTGGTGGCCCCGGACTTCCTGCGCTTCGACTTCTCGCACTTCTCCGTGCCCACCCCCGAGCAGCTCGAGCAGGTGGAGGACCTCGTCAACACCTGGGTTCGGGAGAACACCGAGGCCCAGACGCGCCTCATGAAGCTGGACGAGGCGAAGAAGTCCGGAGCGGTGGCCATGTTCGGTGAGAAGTACGGGGAGACCGTCCGCGTCGTCACCGTGCACCCCCAGTCCACCGAGCTCTGCGGCGGCACGCACGTGCGGCGCAGCGGCGACATCGGGCTCTTCAAGATCCTCAGCGAGGGCGGCATCGCCTCGGGCGTGCGGCGCATCACCGCCGTGACGGGCGTGGGCGCGCTCCAGTACCTGCGGGAGACGGAGCGCGAGCTGCGCAAGGCGGCCGACCTGCTGAAGACCAGCCCCAAGGAGCTGTCCAAGCGCGTGGAGGCCACGCAGAAGCGCGTGAAGGAGCTGGAGCGGAAGGTCGAGGAGGTGGCGGTCAAGGCCCAGACGGCCTCCAACAAGGATGTGCTGGAGCAGGCGCGCGAGGTGAACGGCATGAAGGTGCTGGCCATCCGCGTGGACCCGGCCGATGACAAGATCTACCGCGGGCTGGCCGACCAGCTCCGGGACCGGATCCGCTCGGGCGTGGTGGCCATCGGTGGCGAGAAGGACGGCAAGGCACTCATCCTCGTGGCCGTCACCAAGGACGTGGTGGAGAAGGGCATCAGCGCGGGAAACCTCGTCCGGGAGATGGCCAAGGAGGTGGGCGGCAAGGGCGGCGGCAAGGCGGACATGGCGCAGGCCGGCGGTCCGGATCCGTCCAAGCTCCCCGCGGCGCTCGACAAGCTCTATGAGCTGACGAAGGGCACGGGCGCGGCATGA
- a CDS encoding ester cyclase, translating into MTTRPILTAFAFLTLLSTPPALAEDTLPQPKKLTISQGLTPAQAQPLLQAARRYYAFWNTGDEAYAQAALAPDFVDLNLPESRPQGPTGPLVASRTFRKAVPDLQVSVEEVWVAGNQVVGRLRFTGHFTGLFGDLQGKGQSIQFDAVDIYTVKDGRIAANWHLEDNLALLKQLGVVKP; encoded by the coding sequence ATGACGACTCGCCCGATCCTGACTGCCTTTGCCTTCCTCACCTTGCTTTCCACCCCACCCGCGCTCGCCGAGGACACCCTCCCCCAGCCGAAGAAGCTCACGATCAGCCAAGGCCTGACGCCTGCCCAGGCGCAGCCGCTGCTCCAAGCGGCCCGGCGCTACTACGCCTTCTGGAACACCGGGGATGAGGCGTATGCCCAGGCCGCCCTCGCCCCGGATTTCGTCGATCTCAACCTGCCCGAAAGCCGCCCCCAGGGCCCTACGGGACCGCTCGTCGCGTCACGCACCTTCCGGAAGGCGGTGCCGGACCTCCAGGTCTCGGTGGAAGAGGTCTGGGTGGCAGGCAATCAGGTCGTCGGGCGCCTGCGCTTCACGGGCCACTTCACCGGCCTGTTCGGCGACCTCCAGGGCAAGGGCCAGTCCATCCAATTCGACGCCGTGGACATCTACACGGTGAAAGACGGCCGCATCGCCGCGAACTGGCACCTGGAGGACAACCTCGCGCTCCTCAAACAGCTCGGCGTGGTCAAACCGTGA
- a CDS encoding Hsp70 family protein, with the protein MTVAPKLIPLRIRLPYTTDEEFIDKYGANVARGGVFIATRAPKEEGTALAFEFVLASGARLLRGEGIVVKAQLDDGGGRSGMTVRFTKLDAPSKALLDRLVARRSGEPLSPPEASPPLAVPPPQAPSPPPPVPAVAPPPGLTRKATAPTAAPPRPSGPPAPVASATVPAPPSAPQPPAPAEPAPGARTAPPVAPPAAPAPPPEPSPPPEALPASSPAPEAPRAEAPPAPPPEPTRPGLDTKSRRRSVLDVPASLPVTPSAPEVVLGIDLGTTHSRVAVFHEGEPRLIPVGSTGVRGIPSVMGVSGAGHLLIGEAALAESARAPRHAAIGLKRLLGLRASSPRLRGFVGLPLSLAADASGDASVELHGHIFPLSEFATGVLAELKAAASAFLGREATRAVLCVPAHFDARQRAVLREAAERAGLAVPRMINAPAAATLAYGHGRGLARKRVLVVDLGGGGLEVAVIQVTGDDLEAVTTGWDATLGGMDFDARIAEALLGELRDRGLPLPEHPLDWNPLRAAAETAKVTLSEQEETSVPLASGAAAPLSRERLEALTADLAHRVTEVTRQVLESSALTPQGLDAVVLVGGQSRAPLVRRRLEESLGVPVRADVDPLGAAALGAALLGRSLLEIESGKPGATLSDVLSVPLGVADQGGTLRRVFERNTRLPADKTLVLPVTPGPLSLAIFQGTSLQASDSEYLGELRFTLDRAGEAEFHFSLSQDGILSLETTLPGAKRQPTPLLSENLDDAGKEALFEALFARSPLTSEPEARPSGLFSGLKKLFGKR; encoded by the coding sequence GTGACGGTCGCGCCCAAGCTCATCCCGCTGCGCATCCGCCTTCCGTACACCACGGACGAGGAGTTCATCGACAAGTACGGCGCCAATGTGGCGCGCGGTGGGGTGTTCATCGCCACCCGGGCGCCCAAGGAGGAGGGCACCGCGCTGGCCTTCGAGTTCGTCCTCGCCAGCGGCGCGCGTCTGCTGCGGGGCGAAGGCATCGTCGTGAAGGCGCAATTGGACGACGGGGGTGGCCGCTCGGGCATGACGGTGCGCTTCACGAAGCTGGACGCGCCCAGCAAGGCCCTCCTGGATCGGCTGGTGGCCCGCCGCAGCGGTGAGCCGCTCTCGCCGCCCGAGGCCAGTCCCCCCCTCGCGGTTCCCCCTCCGCAAGCGCCGTCGCCTCCCCCTCCCGTCCCTGCTGTCGCCCCCCCTCCCGGACTGACCCGCAAGGCCACGGCGCCGACAGCGGCCCCTCCCCGCCCCTCGGGGCCTCCTGCTCCTGTCGCCTCCGCGACCGTGCCCGCGCCGCCTTCCGCGCCCCAGCCTCCCGCTCCGGCCGAACCGGCGCCCGGGGCCCGCACCGCGCCGCCCGTGGCTCCTCCCGCGGCCCCCGCGCCCCCTCCGGAGCCCTCCCCTCCCCCCGAAGCCCTTCCCGCCTCCTCACCGGCTCCGGAAGCACCTCGCGCCGAGGCGCCCCCTGCTCCTCCGCCCGAGCCCACCCGCCCGGGGCTCGACACCAAGAGCCGCCGAAGGTCCGTGCTCGATGTCCCCGCCAGCCTCCCAGTCACCCCGTCCGCGCCCGAGGTGGTGCTGGGCATCGACCTGGGAACGACGCACTCCCGCGTCGCGGTGTTCCATGAGGGAGAGCCCCGCCTCATCCCCGTGGGAAGCACGGGCGTGCGGGGCATTCCCTCGGTCATGGGGGTGAGCGGCGCGGGACACCTCCTGATCGGCGAGGCCGCACTGGCGGAATCGGCCCGGGCCCCTCGCCATGCCGCCATCGGCCTCAAGCGCCTGCTGGGACTGCGCGCCAGTTCTCCCCGGCTCCGGGGCTTCGTGGGGCTGCCCCTGTCCCTGGCGGCGGATGCCTCCGGGGATGCGAGCGTTGAACTCCATGGCCACATCTTCCCCTTGAGCGAGTTCGCCACTGGCGTGCTGGCGGAACTCAAGGCCGCCGCCAGTGCGTTCCTGGGCCGGGAGGCCACGCGCGCGGTGCTGTGCGTTCCTGCTCACTTCGATGCCCGGCAGCGGGCGGTCCTGCGCGAGGCGGCCGAGCGCGCGGGGCTCGCCGTCCCGCGCATGATCAACGCGCCCGCCGCGGCGACGCTCGCCTATGGCCATGGCCGAGGCCTGGCCCGCAAGCGCGTCCTCGTGGTGGACCTTGGAGGCGGAGGGCTCGAAGTCGCCGTCATCCAGGTGACGGGGGATGACCTGGAGGCCGTCACGACCGGCTGGGACGCGACGCTGGGCGGCATGGACTTTGACGCGCGCATCGCGGAGGCGCTGCTCGGCGAGCTGCGCGACCGGGGCCTGCCCTTGCCGGAGCACCCGCTCGACTGGAATCCCCTGCGAGCCGCCGCCGAGACCGCCAAGGTGACCCTCAGCGAGCAGGAAGAGACGTCCGTCCCACTGGCCTCCGGCGCCGCGGCCCCCCTGAGCCGGGAGCGCCTCGAAGCCCTCACCGCGGACCTCGCGCACCGCGTGACGGAGGTCACCCGGCAGGTGCTGGAATCGAGCGCCCTGACGCCTCAAGGCCTCGATGCCGTGGTGCTCGTGGGAGGCCAGAGCCGGGCGCCCCTGGTCCGCAGGCGGTTGGAAGAGAGCCTCGGCGTCCCGGTCCGGGCGGATGTGGACCCCCTGGGCGCGGCGGCCCTGGGCGCGGCGCTGCTCGGGCGATCCCTGCTGGAGATCGAGTCCGGCAAACCGGGCGCCACCCTCTCGGACGTGCTCTCCGTTCCCCTGGGCGTGGCCGACCAGGGAGGAACCCTCCGCCGGGTCTTCGAGCGCAACACCCGGCTTCCGGCGGACAAGACGCTCGTTCTGCCCGTCACTCCCGGGCCGCTGTCCCTGGCGATCTTTCAGGGCACCTCACTCCAGGCCTCGGACAGCGAATACCTGGGAGAGCTCCGCTTCACCCTCGATCGCGCGGGAGAGGCCGAGTTTCACTTCTCCCTCTCCCAGGACGGCATCCTCTCCCTGGAAACCACGCTGCCGGGCGCGAAACGGCAGCCGACCCCACTGCTTTCCGAGAACCTGGACGACGCCGGAAAGGAAGCCCTCTTCGAGGCCCTCTTTGCCCGCTCGCCGCTGACCAGCGAGCCCGAAGCGCGGCCCAGCGGGCTCTTCTCTGGCCTGAAGAAGCTCTTCGGGAAACGCTGA
- a CDS encoding signal protein — protein MSKYPQDPSKKRRWRNFLIEPRVQFKFAIYLVSVSMVLAALLGAFLFQSAQALVNEASASLNARSLAAQASRELSNATLSNELLQKMGDPVFVAQLQATSRAIDERYEAERAAVAAQGTELVRRQRLMWLVFVGCLIGFIVIISLTTIVLTHRVAGPLMRIRRMVNDVSAGQFRPPPYGLREKDELKDIFDATRNMIAGLRKQQEDDVLVLQHALDRAKQQGIQGDWVEDLKGLESRFRARL, from the coding sequence ATGTCCAAGTACCCCCAGGATCCCAGCAAGAAGCGCCGGTGGCGCAACTTCCTCATCGAGCCGCGCGTCCAGTTCAAGTTCGCCATCTACCTGGTCTCCGTGTCGATGGTGTTGGCGGCGCTGCTGGGGGCCTTCCTCTTCCAGAGCGCGCAGGCGCTGGTGAACGAGGCCAGTGCCTCCTTGAATGCCCGCTCGCTCGCCGCCCAGGCCAGCCGAGAGCTGTCCAACGCCACGCTGTCCAATGAGCTGCTCCAGAAGATGGGGGATCCGGTCTTCGTGGCGCAGCTCCAGGCCACGTCCCGGGCCATCGACGAGCGCTACGAGGCGGAGCGGGCCGCCGTCGCCGCGCAGGGCACGGAATTGGTGCGCCGCCAGCGGCTGATGTGGCTGGTGTTCGTGGGGTGTCTGATTGGGTTCATCGTCATCATCTCCCTGACCACCATCGTGTTGACCCACCGGGTGGCTGGGCCGCTCATGCGCATCCGGCGCATGGTGAACGACGTGTCCGCGGGGCAGTTTCGCCCGCCGCCCTACGGCCTGCGCGAGAAGGACGAGCTGAAGGACATCTTCGATGCGACGCGGAACATGATCGCCGGGCTGCGCAAGCAGCAGGAGGACGATGTCCTGGTGCTTCAGCACGCGCTGGATCGCGCCAAGCAACAGGGCATTCAGGGAGACTGGGTGGAGGACCTCAAGGGGCTGGAGAGCCGGTTCCGCGCCCGGTTGTAG
- a CDS encoding HEAT repeat domain-containing protein, which yields MRFLFIALLLLTLPALAQVDSRVAFLSRQLEKGKDPRVRSQAALVLGATEEPEAVGPLCAGLKDASEVVRAAAAKGLATLRENAGLECLKAHHEADAATLGAIRDAIKALEDFQSRPPRLYVDLEGVKDTTGKLTPELLKATEERLKRRLVLRGAKLAPRKEPKKAAQGVLQKHGITGYRLSAQVQATEGGGLRIAILCLSYPDLALLGQVEVQAAGAEPAELLKALVPKAIEEVASTFEWST from the coding sequence ATGCGGTTTCTTTTCATCGCGCTCTTGCTGTTGACCCTGCCTGCCTTGGCGCAGGTGGATTCGCGCGTGGCCTTCCTGAGCCGGCAGTTGGAGAAGGGCAAGGATCCACGTGTTCGCTCCCAGGCGGCGCTGGTGCTCGGGGCTACCGAGGAGCCCGAGGCGGTGGGGCCCCTGTGCGCCGGGCTCAAGGACGCCAGCGAGGTGGTCCGGGCGGCGGCGGCCAAGGGGTTGGCGACGCTCCGGGAGAACGCCGGGCTGGAGTGCCTGAAGGCGCACCACGAGGCGGACGCGGCCACCCTGGGGGCCATCCGCGATGCCATCAAGGCGTTGGAGGACTTCCAGTCCCGCCCTCCACGCTTGTATGTCGACCTGGAGGGCGTGAAGGACACCACCGGCAAGCTGACGCCGGAGTTGTTGAAGGCCACGGAGGAGCGTCTCAAGCGCCGCCTGGTCCTCCGCGGCGCGAAGCTGGCGCCCCGGAAGGAGCCGAAGAAGGCCGCCCAGGGCGTCCTCCAGAAGCACGGTATTACCGGGTACCGGCTCAGCGCGCAGGTCCAAGCCACCGAGGGAGGGGGCCTGCGCATTGCCATCCTCTGTCTCAGCTATCCGGATCTGGCGCTGCTCGGGCAGGTGGAAGTGCAGGCGGCCGGAGCCGAACCCGCGGAACTCCTCAAGGCGCTGGTCCCCAAGGCCATCGAGGAGGTCGCGTCAACCTTCGAGTGGAGCACTTGA
- a CDS encoding periplakin — MSEARELSDKLLEVQKELQQVKAELDRQRAQHAREQKALQLALEKTREEAARLRERIAQWEEP; from the coding sequence ATGAGCGAAGCCCGCGAGCTGAGTGACAAGCTGTTGGAGGTCCAGAAAGAGCTTCAGCAGGTGAAGGCAGAGTTGGACAGGCAGCGGGCCCAGCATGCGCGCGAGCAGAAGGCCCTCCAACTTGCCCTGGAGAAAACACGGGAGGAGGCAGCCCGGCTGCGCGAGCGCATCGCACAATGGGAGGAGCCTTAG